A genomic region of Deltaproteobacteria bacterium contains the following coding sequences:
- a CDS encoding lipid A deacylase LpxR family protein, producing the protein EPGYQRSVSISLGQNIYTPEDISRTDLVKDDRPYAGIAYLAVGLHSRNEQVMNTFEIDAGIVGRHSYAEDFQMLIHQWIEEKEPRGWKHQLHDEPVVNLFFERKWKLFKKSRGGFGCDLIPHLGFGAGNMFVGADAGSEVRFGWNLPNDFGTFLIRPGSDSNAPIDSSDPRFLDFFHRFGIHLFFAVDGRAVLRNILLDGNTFRDSHSVDKEYFVADLVGGAGMILDRFKITYAYVYQTKEFKTQEDPQTYGSISVSATF; encoded by the coding sequence GAACCGGGCTATCAGCGGTCGGTTTCCATTTCACTGGGGCAGAACATCTATACCCCGGAAGATATCTCCCGGACCGACCTGGTAAAGGATGACCGCCCCTATGCGGGTATTGCCTATCTCGCCGTCGGTCTTCACAGCAGGAACGAGCAGGTGATGAATACCTTTGAGATCGATGCCGGCATCGTGGGAAGGCACTCCTACGCGGAAGACTTTCAAATGCTCATTCATCAGTGGATAGAGGAGAAAGAGCCCCGGGGATGGAAGCACCAGCTTCACGATGAACCCGTGGTGAATCTTTTTTTCGAGCGGAAATGGAAGCTGTTCAAAAAAAGCCGGGGAGGGTTCGGATGTGATCTCATTCCCCATCTGGGGTTTGGCGCCGGCAATATGTTTGTCGGGGCCGATGCGGGTAGCGAAGTGCGGTTCGGCTGGAACCTGCCGAATGATTTCGGGACCTTTCTCATCAGGCCCGGTTCGGACAGCAACGCGCCCATCGACAGTAGTGATCCGCGATTCCTGGACTTCTTCCACCGGTTCGGCATACACCTCTTTTTTGCCGTTGATGGAAGGGCCGTTCTGAGAAACATCCTGCTTGACGGTAATACCTTCCGCGACAGCCACAGCGTTGACAAGGAATACTTCGTCGCCGACCTGGTCGGCGGTGCCGGAATGATCCTCGACCGGTTCAAGATCACCTATGCATACGTGTACCAGACGAAGGAATTCAAGACCCAGGAGGATCCGCAGACGTACGGGTCCATATCGGTGTCGGCGACGTTCTGA
- a CDS encoding diaminopimelate epimerase: MACSQEMQGPVEIFKMSGHGNDFIIVDNSRETLKANWRDCAIRWCRRRVSVGADGLLIIGPSRDADLSLRIFNADGSEAEMCGNGVRCAARFAVEREITGSTLAISTLAGIIRARVEGRKACIRLPDLAEMMDPLSVETEVGRYLAYPVHLGVPHAVIFFDSVADLPAKTVHDLGRSVRFHRLFEPAGTNVDLLQVVAPNHIRVRTYERGVEGETMACGTGAVASAIAAHLFGDAGDLPIAVEMPGGVLDVSFMKDGFCFSNIWLSGDVDWVFHGEILKDGEY; this comes from the coding sequence ATGGCCTGTTCTCAGGAAATGCAGGGGCCCGTTGAAATATTCAAGATGTCCGGGCATGGAAACGACTTTATCATTGTTGACAACAGCCGTGAAACCCTGAAGGCAAACTGGCGTGACTGTGCGATACGGTGGTGCCGCCGCCGCGTCTCTGTCGGCGCCGACGGTCTCCTCATCATCGGGCCGTCGCGGGATGCGGACCTGTCGTTGCGCATCTTCAACGCCGACGGAAGCGAGGCGGAAATGTGCGGAAACGGGGTGCGCTGTGCGGCCAGGTTCGCCGTGGAACGGGAGATCACGGGATCAACCCTTGCGATCTCAACCCTGGCCGGTATCATCCGGGCCCGGGTGGAAGGACGCAAGGCATGTATCAGGTTGCCGGACCTGGCGGAAATGATGGACCCCCTCTCGGTTGAGACCGAAGTGGGGAGATATCTTGCCTATCCCGTTCATCTGGGTGTTCCCCACGCCGTCATCTTTTTCGATTCCGTGGCGGACCTGCCGGCGAAGACCGTCCACGACCTGGGCCGGAGCGTCAGGTTCCACCGGCTCTTCGAACCGGCGGGGACCAATGTGGACCTGCTTCAGGTCGTCGCGCCGAACCATATCCGCGTGCGTACCTACGAGCGGGGCGTTGAAGGAGAGACCATGGCCTGTGGAACAGGGGCCGTTGCTTCGGCGATCGCGGCCCATCTGTTCGGTGATGCCGGTGATTTGCCGATAGCCGTTGAAATGCCGGGTGGCGTGCTTGACGTGAGCTTCATGAAGGACGGGTTCTGCTTCAGCAATATCTGGCTCTCCGGCGATGTCGACTGGGTGTTTCACGGCGAAATATTGAAAGATGGAGAATACTGA
- a CDS encoding LL-diaminopimelate aminotransferase gives MPAARIRELPPYLFARIDDIKQEALAAGIDVIDLGIGDPDLSPPEPVIDALIRGVRKDGAHHYSSYAGLPRLRRAFSEWFEHRFGVPVDPDREVLPLIGSKEGIGHIYLSQVDPGDEVLIPDPGYPVYAAGAVLAGAIPRYFPLRRENSYLPAVADLEGMVSPRTRMMWLNYPSNPTAVLADRTSFEEAARFARDRGLLICHDMAYSEITFDGARSVSFLEIDGGKDVCVEFHSLSKTFCMPGWRVGFAVGNAGAIGALAKVKTNLDSGIFIPLQEAAVTALEECGDDVLRIGAVFEKRRNLFVSGLAGAGWDVPLPPSTFYVWAPIPAGYDSMGFCTHLLREAGIVCTPGTGFGKQGEGFVRMSLTVPDERLEEAVARLRGIGIVYKEQEVLRVL, from the coding sequence ATGCCGGCGGCACGTATCCGGGAATTGCCTCCCTATCTGTTCGCCCGCATCGATGATATCAAACAGGAGGCCCTGGCCGCCGGCATAGACGTGATAGATCTCGGTATCGGTGATCCGGACCTGAGCCCGCCGGAGCCGGTGATTGACGCCCTGATCCGCGGGGTGAGGAAGGACGGTGCTCATCACTACTCGTCCTACGCGGGACTGCCGCGCTTGAGAAGGGCTTTTTCCGAGTGGTTCGAACACCGGTTCGGGGTCCCCGTCGATCCGGACAGGGAGGTGCTTCCCCTGATCGGGTCGAAGGAGGGCATCGGCCATATCTACCTGTCACAGGTCGATCCGGGAGACGAGGTCCTTATCCCCGATCCCGGTTATCCCGTTTATGCGGCCGGTGCCGTCCTCGCGGGGGCGATACCGCGCTACTTCCCGCTGAGAAGGGAGAACAGCTATCTTCCCGCCGTTGCAGATCTTGAGGGGATGGTCTCGCCGCGAACGCGGATGATGTGGCTCAATTATCCCTCGAACCCGACGGCGGTCCTGGCTGACCGGACATCCTTCGAGGAGGCGGCCCGCTTCGCCCGTGACCGGGGACTTCTGATCTGTCACGATATGGCCTACTCGGAGATCACCTTTGACGGTGCCCGGTCCGTGAGCTTTCTCGAAATTGATGGTGGAAAGGACGTCTGTGTCGAGTTTCATTCACTTTCAAAGACGTTCTGCATGCCGGGCTGGCGTGTCGGCTTTGCCGTGGGGAACGCTGGCGCGATCGGCGCCCTGGCGAAAGTGAAAACGAACCTCGACTCGGGGATATTCATCCCCCTGCAGGAAGCGGCCGTGACCGCCCTCGAAGAGTGCGGTGATGACGTTCTCCGAATAGGTGCCGTTTTTGAAAAGCGGCGTAACCTTTTCGTGTCCGGCCTTGCCGGTGCGGGATGGGACGTGCCTCTTCCGCCCTCGACCTTTTATGTGTGGGCCCCCATTCCCGCGGGATACGATTCGATGGGGTTCTGCACCCACCTGTTACGAGAGGCCGGGATCGTCTGTACGCCCGGGACCGGATTCGGGAAACAGGGCGAGGGCTTTGTCAGGATGAGCCTGACCGTTCCCGATGAGCGCCTTGAGGAAGCGGTGGCGCGCCTGAGGGGCATCGGGATCGTCTATAAAGAGCAGGAGGTCTTACGTGTATTGTGA
- a CDS encoding amidophosphoribosyltransferase codes for MYCEKVRADRPRECCGVFGIYGDAAAAEKTYLGLFSLQHRGQESAGIAVSAGKEMTVHRGMGLVWSVFSDPRIMPRLRGTAAIGHTRYSTTGSSDLLNAQPIMVRYKGNQIAAAHNGNLVNSLELRTMLEGRGSIFQTTADSEIVLHLIARSEKDTVEDVVMDALSYLDGAYCFVFLTPEKLIAARDPHGFRPLCLGQAGSAFVVASESCAFDIIGARYIRSIEPGEVVVIDREGVTSRMMTTEGKRSYCVFEYIYFSRPDSLIFGEKVDKARRRLGKKLAEEAACEADIVIAIPDSANTAALGYAHRSGIPFEIGLIRSHYVGRTFIAPHQKARELDVRVKFNPVPGVVRDRRVVVVEDSIVRGTTLKQLVRIIRNAGASEVHVRVSSPPIISPCYYGIDISSRGELIASSHCVEDTRRYIEADSLAYLSVEGMLEAVPDGHFQCTACFTGAYPTAVPVHFEKDQFSVNCKADR; via the coding sequence GTGTATTGTGAAAAAGTCAGGGCCGACCGCCCCCGCGAATGTTGCGGCGTTTTCGGGATATACGGCGATGCCGCGGCTGCCGAGAAAACCTATCTCGGGCTCTTTTCCCTGCAGCACCGGGGACAGGAGAGCGCCGGGATCGCCGTATCCGCGGGAAAAGAAATGACGGTTCACCGGGGTATGGGGCTGGTCTGGTCCGTTTTCTCCGACCCCCGCATCATGCCGCGTCTCCGGGGAACGGCAGCCATCGGGCACACCCGGTATTCCACGACGGGTTCATCGGACCTGCTCAACGCCCAGCCGATCATGGTTCGGTATAAGGGTAACCAGATAGCGGCGGCACACAACGGCAACCTGGTGAATTCACTGGAACTCAGGACCATGCTCGAAGGCCGGGGGTCGATATTTCAGACCACCGCCGACAGTGAGATCGTCCTGCACCTCATCGCGCGCTCGGAAAAGGATACCGTCGAGGATGTCGTCATGGATGCCCTTTCATACCTTGACGGGGCGTATTGTTTTGTGTTTCTGACCCCAGAGAAATTGATAGCCGCCCGTGACCCGCACGGATTCAGACCGCTATGCCTGGGGCAGGCGGGAAGCGCTTTCGTCGTGGCCTCGGAATCCTGTGCGTTTGATATCATCGGGGCGCGCTATATCCGGAGTATCGAACCGGGAGAGGTGGTGGTCATCGACAGGGAGGGAGTTACATCACGGATGATGACCACTGAAGGGAAAAGATCGTACTGCGTTTTTGAATATATATATTTTTCAAGACCTGACAGCCTTATCTTCGGTGAGAAGGTTGACAAGGCACGGAGAAGACTTGGGAAGAAGCTTGCGGAAGAGGCGGCCTGCGAGGCCGATATCGTCATAGCGATTCCCGACTCGGCAAATACGGCAGCCCTTGGATATGCTCACAGATCCGGCATCCCCTTTGAGATCGGTCTGATCAGAAGTCACTATGTGGGTCGGACCTTCATCGCTCCCCATCAGAAGGCCCGGGAGCTGGACGTGCGGGTGAAATTCAATCCCGTGCCGGGTGTTGTGAGGGACAGGCGGGTCGTTGTCGTCGAAGATTCCATCGTGCGAGGAACGACATTGAAACAGCTGGTACGCATCATTCGAAATGCCGGGGCTTCCGAGGTTCACGTGCGGGTCAGTTCACCGCCCATCATTTCTCCCTGTTATTACGGGATCGATATATCGAGCCGGGGTGAGCTCATCGCCTCATCCCACTGCGTTGAAGACACCCGCCGGTACATTGAGGCGGATTCCCTGGCCTATCTCTCCGTCGAGGGGATGCTTGAGGCAGTCCCGGACGGTCATTTCCAGTGCACGGCCTGTTTTACCGGAGCATATCCGACGGCCGTGCCCGTGCATTTCGAAAAAGACCAATTCTCCGTGAATTGCAAGGCGGACCGCTGA
- the aspS gene encoding aspartate--tRNA ligase: MTDKERTLCGVLCDRDAERRVFLTGWVDALRDHGDVLFIHLRDRSGIVQVVFDPRHTPETVMRLADSLRVEFCLSVTGRVVRREQGTENPHIPTGTVEVAADELVILNTSKPIPFAISEKAMVAGAAAAPAEAVTEDMRLAYRYLDLRRPSMQENLMFRHRVFGKARAVLDDLGFVEIETPMLTKSTPEGARDYLVPSRIYPRRFFALPQSPQLFKQLLMVGGLERYYQFARCFRDEDLRPNRQPEFTQLDMEASFIDESFIRDTVEALVQAMFGEKGIELTRPFPRMTWHEAMDRMGTDRPDTRFDMQFVEASDIFSGTSYGIFREILRGGGHIKGINVKGQAGNLSKNVLQNEYAKVIVPSFGAAGMTWMKIAGGAPESNIVHFFSDGERAALMERFNAADGDVIIMIADTSYKIVVGALGQLRLHLADRLGLIPSGVYRPLWVTDFPLFTRSRGKLTSNHHPFTAPDRDDFDPGDEADLLSLKSRSYDLVVNGEELGGGSMRIHDARLQRAIFRCLGLPEDEVEERFGFFLRALEYGAPPHGGIALGMDRVVSMILGTDSIREVIAFPKNRKAFCPLSEAPSPVSRRQLSDLGLLDLDAGGWVDGRKIMGG, translated from the coding sequence ATGACAGATAAGGAGCGAACCCTCTGCGGGGTTCTGTGTGATAGGGATGCGGAACGCCGGGTGTTCCTGACGGGCTGGGTCGATGCCCTGAGGGACCACGGCGATGTGCTGTTCATACATCTGCGGGACAGGAGCGGCATTGTACAGGTCGTCTTCGATCCCCGGCATACTCCGGAAACGGTGATGAGGCTCGCCGATTCACTGCGGGTGGAGTTCTGCCTGTCCGTCACGGGACGGGTGGTCAGGCGGGAACAGGGAACGGAAAACCCCCATATTCCGACGGGTACGGTGGAAGTAGCCGCGGATGAACTCGTTATTCTCAATACATCGAAGCCGATACCCTTCGCCATTTCGGAAAAGGCGATGGTCGCCGGTGCAGCGGCGGCTCCGGCGGAGGCGGTCACGGAGGACATGCGGCTGGCATACCGGTATCTCGACCTGCGGCGGCCCAGCATGCAGGAAAACCTCATGTTCCGTCACCGGGTGTTCGGAAAGGCCCGTGCCGTCCTGGACGACCTTGGTTTTGTTGAAATAGAGACGCCCATGCTCACGAAGAGCACCCCGGAGGGTGCGAGGGATTACCTGGTTCCCAGCCGGATATATCCGCGGCGGTTCTTCGCCCTGCCCCAGTCGCCCCAGCTCTTCAAACAACTGCTCATGGTGGGCGGGCTCGAGCGGTACTATCAGTTCGCCCGCTGTTTCCGTGACGAAGACCTCCGCCCGAACCGGCAGCCCGAGTTCACCCAGCTTGACATGGAGGCGTCATTCATTGATGAATCCTTCATCAGGGACACGGTGGAGGCCCTGGTTCAGGCCATGTTCGGGGAAAAGGGGATCGAACTTACGCGTCCCTTTCCGCGGATGACCTGGCATGAGGCGATGGACCGGATGGGGACGGATCGCCCCGACACGCGCTTCGACATGCAATTTGTGGAAGCCTCGGATATTTTCAGCGGTACGTCATACGGGATCTTCCGTGAAATCCTCCGCGGGGGAGGGCATATCAAGGGGATCAACGTGAAAGGACAGGCCGGCAACCTGAGCAAGAACGTTCTTCAGAACGAATACGCGAAAGTAATCGTTCCATCCTTCGGGGCTGCCGGTATGACCTGGATGAAAATAGCCGGCGGCGCGCCCGAGTCGAATATCGTTCATTTTTTCAGTGACGGGGAACGGGCGGCGCTGATGGAGCGGTTCAATGCCGCCGACGGTGACGTTATCATCATGATAGCGGACACATCCTACAAAATTGTCGTCGGCGCGCTGGGACAACTGCGGCTGCACCTGGCCGACCGCCTCGGGCTCATTCCTTCCGGTGTGTACAGGCCCCTGTGGGTCACGGATTTTCCCCTCTTCACCAGGAGCCGGGGAAAATTGACGTCCAATCACCACCCCTTTACGGCCCCCGACCGTGATGATTTCGATCCCGGTGATGAGGCGGACCTCCTGTCCCTGAAGTCACGCTCCTACGATCTGGTGGTGAACGGTGAGGAACTGGGCGGCGGAAGCATGCGCATCCATGATGCCCGTCTCCAGCGCGCCATTTTTCGTTGCCTGGGGCTTCCCGAAGATGAGGTGGAAGAACGGTTCGGCTTTTTCCTGCGGGCCCTGGAATACGGAGCACCCCCCCACGGGGGGATCGCCCTTGGTATGGACCGGGTCGTTTCGATGATCCTGGGGACCGACTCGATCCGGGAGGTCATCGCCTTTCCGAAGAACCGGAAGGCCTTCTGCCCGCTCAGCGAGGCCCCGTCGCCAGTGTCCCGCCGGCAGCTTTCGGATCTGGGACTCCTTGACCTTGACGCCGGTGGATGGGTGGACGGCAGAAAAATAATGGGGGGATGA
- the carA gene encoding glutamine-hydrolyzing carbamoyl-phosphate synthase small subunit — protein sequence MKALLALEDGRIFTGEAFGAPGERFGEVVFNTGMTGYQEILTDPSYRGQIVAMTYPLIGNYGVNSDDTESRAIHLEGFLVGELCERPSNHRSEKDLDSYLKERGIPGIQGIDTRALTRHIREAGAMRAGVSTLDTDRESLVAKVRRSPGLVGRDLAIEVTCPAPYEVPRQGGLRVVLLDFGAKESILRELHRVGCHVLVVPAGTTAEDVLALQPHGVLLSNGPGDPAAVRYAVETLRRLIGEKRVPIFGICLGHQLLGQALGGTTYKLKFGHHGSNHPVKDLRTGRIHITVQNHGFCVDIESLDTEAIEITHMNLNDNTLEGMRHRELPLFSVQFHPEAGPGPHDARYLFQDFVKMMKNDPPRE from the coding sequence ATGAAAGCATTGCTTGCCCTTGAGGACGGAAGGATATTTACGGGAGAGGCCTTCGGTGCGCCCGGCGAACGCTTCGGCGAAGTGGTTTTCAATACGGGGATGACGGGTTACCAGGAAATCCTGACGGACCCCTCCTACCGGGGACAGATCGTCGCCATGACCTATCCGTTGATCGGGAATTACGGGGTGAACAGCGACGATACCGAATCGCGGGCGATCCATCTCGAAGGATTTCTCGTGGGCGAGCTCTGCGAGCGGCCCAGCAATCATCGTTCTGAGAAAGACCTCGATTCGTATCTCAAGGAACGGGGCATTCCCGGGATCCAGGGGATCGATACACGGGCGCTGACGAGGCACATCCGGGAGGCCGGCGCCATGAGGGCCGGTGTTTCGACACTCGACACCGACAGGGAATCTCTTGTTGCAAAGGTCAGAAGGTCCCCTGGACTGGTGGGGCGGGACCTGGCCATTGAAGTGACCTGTCCCGCGCCGTACGAGGTGCCGCGGCAGGGCGGGCTGCGCGTCGTCCTTCTCGATTTCGGGGCCAAGGAGAGCATCCTGCGGGAGCTTCACCGCGTGGGCTGTCACGTCCTGGTGGTGCCGGCCGGCACGACGGCGGAAGATGTCCTCGCGCTCCAGCCGCACGGTGTCCTTTTGTCGAACGGTCCCGGCGACCCCGCGGCGGTCCGCTATGCCGTGGAGACGCTCCGCCGGCTCATCGGGGAAAAGCGGGTCCCGATCTTCGGTATCTGCCTGGGGCACCAGCTCCTGGGACAGGCCCTGGGCGGTACCACTTACAAGCTGAAGTTCGGCCATCACGGAAGTAACCACCCCGTGAAGGACCTGCGAACGGGACGGATCCACATTACGGTTCAGAACCACGGGTTCTGTGTTGATATCGAGTCACTCGATACAGAAGCGATCGAGATCACCCACATGAACCTGAACGACAACACCCTGGAAGGGATGCGGCACCGCGAGCTCCCCCTGTTTTCCGTACAGTTCCACCCGGAAGCGGGTCCCGGTCCTCACGACGCGCGCTACCTGTTCCAGGATTTTGTGAAGATGATGAAGAACGATCCACCACGGGAATGA
- the guaA gene encoding glutamine-hydrolyzing GMP synthase, whose protein sequence is MKEMREKVAVFDFGSQYAQLIARRIRELGVYCEIVDHSISREAIEGMAPAAIILSGGPSSVLAGNAPSMDARILELDIPILGICYGMQLMAKLQGGIVEKGLSGEYGPASIEITDMRSLFAGMEFRIDVWMSHGDRVIVVPDGYRVLARTGGCPVAAMGDDRRRRYGVQFHPEVIHTPKGKEIIRNFLYRIAGCSGGWTMSSFIEEAVRNIRNRVGDAGVICALSGGVDSAVVAALLNRAVGDRMTAIFVDNGLLRSGEISEIEEIFRHEYPLRLTVAHAAGRFLDALKGVVDPEKKRKIIGETFIHVFREEAKNCENARFLAQGTLYPDVIESQSAHGGPSVVIKSHHNVGGLPKELGFELLEPLRELFKDEVRRLGRELGLPEKLLTRQPFPGPGLAVRIIGEVTEESLAVLRHADQVVQEEIAGYEEYHQIWQSFAVLLPVKSVGVMGDERTYANVVALRVVSSMDGMTADWVRLPADVLSRISSRIINEVKGVNRVVYDISSKPPGTIEWE, encoded by the coding sequence ATGAAGGAAATGAGAGAGAAAGTAGCCGTTTTTGACTTCGGCTCTCAGTATGCCCAGCTCATTGCCCGGCGTATCCGGGAGCTCGGCGTGTACTGCGAGATCGTCGACCATTCGATTTCAAGGGAAGCGATCGAAGGGATGGCCCCCGCGGCGATCATTCTTTCCGGCGGACCCTCGTCGGTCCTCGCCGGGAATGCCCCCTCCATGGACGCCCGGATCCTTGAGCTCGATATTCCCATTCTGGGAATCTGTTACGGCATGCAGCTCATGGCGAAGCTTCAGGGCGGCATCGTCGAAAAGGGGCTCAGCGGCGAATACGGTCCTGCCTCGATAGAGATCACCGATATGCGATCCCTCTTCGCGGGCATGGAATTTCGCATCGACGTCTGGATGAGTCACGGCGACCGTGTCATCGTCGTGCCCGACGGGTACCGGGTCCTTGCCAGGACCGGGGGATGCCCTGTGGCTGCCATGGGAGACGACCGGCGGCGGCGGTACGGCGTCCAGTTCCACCCCGAGGTGATTCATACGCCGAAAGGAAAGGAAATCATCCGGAACTTCCTTTACCGCATTGCCGGGTGTTCCGGCGGCTGGACCATGAGCAGTTTCATCGAAGAGGCCGTGAGGAACATTCGGAATCGCGTCGGTGATGCCGGCGTCATCTGTGCTTTGTCCGGCGGTGTCGATTCCGCCGTCGTTGCGGCCCTGCTCAACCGTGCCGTGGGTGACAGAATGACGGCCATATTCGTGGATAACGGCCTTCTCAGGAGTGGAGAGATCAGTGAGATAGAAGAGATCTTCCGGCACGAATACCCCCTTCGCCTGACGGTGGCCCACGCGGCGGGACGGTTCCTCGACGCCCTGAAGGGAGTGGTCGACCCGGAGAAAAAACGCAAGATCATCGGTGAGACCTTCATCCATGTCTTCCGTGAGGAAGCGAAGAACTGTGAGAATGCCCGGTTCCTTGCCCAAGGGACCCTCTACCCCGACGTGATAGAGAGTCAGTCCGCCCATGGCGGGCCGTCGGTGGTGATCAAAAGCCACCATAATGTGGGAGGCCTTCCGAAAGAACTGGGCTTTGAACTGCTGGAACCCCTTCGGGAGCTTTTCAAGGACGAGGTTCGACGGCTCGGAAGGGAGCTGGGCCTTCCGGAAAAACTGCTGACCCGGCAGCCCTTTCCCGGACCGGGGCTGGCCGTCCGGATCATCGGCGAGGTGACGGAAGAATCACTGGCCGTCCTCCGGCATGCCGATCAGGTCGTTCAGGAGGAAATAGCGGGGTACGAGGAATATCATCAGATATGGCAGTCCTTTGCCGTCCTTCTGCCCGTCAAGAGCGTGGGTGTCATGGGGGACGAGCGGACCTACGCCAACGTGGTCGCCCTGCGGGTCGTTTCCAGCATGGATGGGATGACGGCTGACTGGGTCAGGCTGCCCGCCGATGTTCTGTCGCGGATATCGTCGCGGATCATAAACGAGGTGAAAGGGGTCAATCGTGTCGTCTACGATATCAGTTCCAAGCCCCCGGGAACGATAGAATGGGAATAG